The following nucleotide sequence is from Pedococcus aerophilus.
CCGGTCGAGACCTGCACGATGCCGTCGCTGCCGGCCTCGGCGAACCCGCGGATCGCGGCGTTCAGCGTCTGCGAGGACGACACGTTGATGGCCGGGTACGCGAAGGAGCCGGCCTTCGCGCGGTCCAGCATGTCGGCATACACCTCAGGGGTGGCGATGGGCATGGACTCTCTCCTTCGAAAGACATGGCACGGGGTCTTGCGTCGTCGCCGATCCTTCCACGTCCGTCGCCGCCGGCGACACCCGTGTCTCAGCCGGGCGCGGCGCCCAGCGCGTCACGGCGCTCGACGAGCAGCGCGAGCTCGGCGTCGTTGGCGCACCGTTCGATCGCGAGCCCGTATGCAGCGCGCGCACCGTCGGCGTCGCCCGCGCGGCTCAGCAGCTCGGCCCGGACGGCGGGGAGGCGGTGGCTGTGCGGCAGGTCCGCGTCCAACCCGTCCAGGGCTGCCAGCCCCTCCTGAGGACCCCGCGCCTCGGCGACCGCGACCGCCCGCGCCAGCCGGGCACTGGGCGTGGGGGCGAAGCCGAGCAGGGTGTCGTAGTGGTGCACGACCTGCTCCCAGTCGGTGTCGGCGGCCGTCGCGGCGGTGGCGTGCACGGCCGCGATCCGGGCCTGGACGGCGAACCCGGCGGCAGCGACGTCGATCGGGCCGGTGAGCACGAGCGAGCCGAGCAGCCCCAGCGCCTCGGCCACCTCGTCGTGGCGCCACCGGGACCGGTCCTGGTCGGGCAGCAGGACGATCCGGCCCGTGTCGTCGACCCGCGCGTCGCGACGGGAGTGCTGGAGCAGCATGAGGGCGAGCAGGGCGACGAGGACGGGTTCGCCGGGTCGCAGGCCGTCGACGAGGCGCACCAGCCGGATCGCCTCACCCGCGAGCTCGGTGCGCAGCGCATCCGGGCCGCTGCCCGGCGCGTAGCCCGCGGTGAAGGCGAGGTAGGCGGTCTGGGCGACGACGCCGAGCCGCTCCGGCAGGTCGTCGGCGGACGGGACGGAGAACGGGATGCCCGCGGAGACGATCTTCTTCTTGGCCCGGGTCAGCCGCGCCGCCATCGTCGGCTCCGGCACGAGGAAGAGCCTGGCGACGTCGTGGGTGGTGACACCGAGGACGAGTCGCAGCGCCAGGGCGCTCGCCGCGGACGGGTCGAGCGCCGGGTGCGTGCACATCAGGACGAGCCGCAGCCGCTCGTCCTCGACGAGACCACCCGGATCGGCACGCACGACGGCCTCCTGTCGTTCGGCATCGACGACGAGCAGCGGCGCCTTGCGCTGGGCCATCGCCTCGGCGCGCATCCGGTCCAGCACCCGTCGGCGGGCGGCGGTGTGCAGCCACGCTGCCGGGTTGTCGGGCGTGCCGTCCCGGGGCCACCGACGGGTGGCTGTCTCGACGGCGTCGGCAAGGGCGTCCTCGACGAGGTCGAGCCGCCGGAACTGCGCGAGGAGCAGGGACACCAGTCGCCCCCACTCCTCGCGCACCGTGCCGGCCAGCACGTCCTGCGCCGTGGCGGTCACAGGCTCTCGTAGCCCTCGACCCCGACGACGGGGCGGACCTCGACGGTGTAGCTGGTGGGCAGCAGCTTGGCCGCGGCGATCGCCGTGTCGAGGTCCGGCAGCTCGACGTCGTAGTAGCCGCCGACCTGTTCGGTCAGCTCGACGAAGGGGCCGTCGGTGACGACCGCAGCACCGTCCTCACCGTGGCGGATCGTCGTGGCCAGGTCTGCGTCGCAGAGCGCCGCACTCTGCAACCGTCGACCGTGCTCGTCGACGAACCGCTCGAACGCGTGGTGGGCGTCGAAGAACTGTTGCCGCTCCTGCGGCCCGGCCTCCTCCCACCGCCCGGGAACGTAGGCGATGAGGACGACGTACCTCACGAGGGACGGTCCTCGGGCCTGACCACCCGACGCACCTCGATGCCGTCGCCGAGGGCGGCGATGATCTGGCAGCAGTCGAGGAGGTCGTCGAGGTCGTCGGTCTCCACCTGGTAGAAGCCGCCGACCTGTTCGGTGACCTCGGCGAACGGTCCCTCGGTCGGGGTCCCGCCACCGCCGGGGATGCGCCGCGCCTCACCCATCCCGTGCAGCTCGGCGCCGCCGGTGATCTTGTGCCCCCGCTGGGTCAGCTCGCCGGCGAACCGGTTGTACTCGGCATACCCGGCGGTGCGCTGCTCGACGCTCATGGTGGTCCACCAGCGGTCGGCGTCCCCCACGATCAGCACGACGTACTCGGTCATCGGTCTCTCCTCACTCTCGGTGGCCGCGGGCGCGACCTCACCCCTGTGACGGACGAGGACACCCCGGATCGACAGCCTGCCGGAAACTTCTCGGAAAAGGCTGTCCCCGGACACACCCGAACCGGCACCCTTCGACGTCATGGGGGGTGTGGAGCTGGAGGGCATGGCCGGGTTCGAGCGCTTCGTGCAGTCGCGCTCGCACGTCCTGCTGCGCACCGCCTACCTCCTCGCCGGCGACCGGCACCTCGCCGAGGACCTCCTCCAGGACACCCTGAGCAAGGTCGCCCAGCACTGGGAGGTCGTTGTCGCAGAAGGAAACCCAGAGGCGTACGCGCGCACCGTGCTCTACCACCGGGCCGTCGACACCTGGCGCACCCGGCTGCGACGCCCCAAGGTCGTCGGTGACGTGGTCCGGGAGCCCGCCGAGCCGTCCGACCTCTTCGGCGACTCGGACCGGCGGATGCTCCTGCGATCCGCACTGGCGCGTCTGACCGCCAGACAGCGGGCGGTGCTCGTCCTGCGGTTCTACGAGGACCGGACCGAGGCCCAGGCCGCAGAGGTGCTCGGCTGCTCGGTCAGCACGGTCAAGACCACGACCCGGGCGGCGCTCGAGCGCCTGCGGGTCACCGCCCCCGAGCTCGCCGAGCTCACCGACCGGATGGTGGTGTCCCCATGACGACCGAGCTCACCGACGCCCTGGACTCCCTCGCCGCCGATGTCGACGTCACACCACCCCGGACCGATCTCGCGACGGCCGCGTGGACCCGGGGGCGGCGGGCCCGCACGCGTGCCCGGGCGAGCAGGGTCGCCCTCGCGGCCGCGGCAGTCGTGACCGTGGTGGCAGCCGTCCTGCCCGGGTCGTGGGACCGCTCGGCGCTGCCCTCCAGCTCCAGGGAGACCTCGTCCACCGGCTACCCCGTCCGGATCACCAAGCCGTGGACCACCGAGGACCTGCCCCTGCGCGGCGAACCGCTGGCCGGCGTGCTCCTGTCCGAGGCCCGCGGCTACACCGGCTGGTATGCCGTCACCAAGGACGGCGACCTCCGTCGCCTCCCCGTGAGCGGCGGGTTCATGCGTGGGAACGTCCCCACTCTCTCGGACGACGGGCGGCTGATCGGCTACGTCGACTCCAGCAGCGGGCAGTACGTGCTGCACGACGTCGTCTCCGGTCGGGTCACCTCGTTCCCTGACGTGCGCGCGGAGAACTCCACGGACCCTCAGGCGGAAGCGCCGGCGCCGTACAGGGTCGGTCCACAGATCCCCGGCTACGTCTCCCCCGACGGGGTGCACGTCGCCGTCCCGGGCACGACGGGGACCGACGGCACGACTGCGATCCTCGTCCTCGGCACAGACGGCTCGGTGCGTCCGGTCGCCGTCGGCGGCGAGGACGGCCTCGTCGGGTGGCTCGACGACCAGACGCTGCTGACCATGAACAGCAAGGACTCAGGTCCCGACGACGCCGGGGTCTCGACCCTCACCCCCGTCGCCATCGGGCTCGACGGCACGACCCGCCGCCTGCCCACCCTGCGCCCGTCGGAGCCCGTCGCCGCGTTCAGCTACAGCCAGTGGAGCCCGGCCCTCTCGCCGGACCACCGGTCGCTCGCCATGGGCCTCTCGGACCACGGAAGACCTTCCTCCCTGGTCTTCGACCTCGCAGATGGGCGGGAGGTCGAGAGCCGGCGCGATTCGACCATCCTGCCGGGCTCTCCGACGGTGAACGCCTCGACGTCGGGGATGAAGCACATCGAGTGGGCCGGGAGCACCTGGTACGGCGTGCTCCCGGGCCCGGCGGTCCGCGCCATGGCACCACAGTCCTCGACGGACGACCCCGCGATCGTCGTCGACCCCCGGCTCGACACCGCATGGCTCGACCTCGCCGACGACGCCCTCTCGGGTCCGGCCCACGGCAACGTCCTGGGCACCGCCGACACGTGGGTCGCGTGGCACTGGCGCGAGGTGCTCATCGCAGCGGGCGTGCTGATCCTCGTCGCGCTCGGCCTCCACCTGACGGCCGGACGGAGCCAGCAACCGGTCAGGCGTTCGCCGACCCGGCCCCGGGGACCTGACCGAAGGCGTGACGCCTGACCCACGCGTGCATGGCGACAGCTGCCGCGGCACCGGCGTTGATCGAGCGGGTCGAGCCGAACTGCTCGATGTGCAGCACCACGTCGCACGCCTCCCGCATGTCACCCGAGAGCCCCGGCCCCTCCTGACCGAAGACCAGGACGCACTCGCGCGGGAGGTCGTGGGTCTCCAGCGGCACCGAGCCGGGCAGGTTGTCGATACCTATGAGCGGTATGGCGCGTGGCCGGCCCGCGTCGTCGCGTCCGGCGGTCGCGGCCCAGGCGACGAGGTCGTCGACGGTCGGGTGGTGGTGCTCGTGCTGGTAGCGGTCGGTGACCATGGCGCCCCGGCGGTTCCACCGGCGCTTGCCGACGATGTGGAAAGCCTTGGCGTTGAAGGCGTTCGCTGTCCGGATCACCGAGCCGATGTTGAAGTCGTGGCCCCAGTTCTCCACGGCGACGTGGAACTCGTGGCGGTGGGTGTCGAGGTCGGCGACGATCGCGTCGTGCCGCCAGTAGCGGTAGGCGTCGACGACGTTGCGCCGGTCGCCGTCCCGGAGCAGATCGGGGTCCCAGTGCTCCCCCGACGGCCACTCGCCCTTCCACGGGCCGACGCCGACCGCGTCCTCCGCGGGCTGGTGCTCCGCCGGCGCCTGTTCGCTCACCGGGCCACCCTAGGCGCACGCCGCCACGCGGCGGCCGGTCGGCAGCAGGTCCCGCAGACTCACACCATCCGCACAGGCGAGGATGCGGGCGGACCACGGCGGGCGGCATACCCTTGTCCGCGTGATGACACCCTCGCTCGGCCCCGACTGGATGGACCCCCAGTGGCTCCTCGCACGCTTCGGGTCCCAGTTCTTCTGGGTCAGCGCCGCCATCGTCTTCGTCGAGTGCGGCCTGCTCTTCCCGATCCTCCCGGGTGACTCCCTGCTCTTCGCGGTGGGACTGTTCATCGCCGAGGGCTCGATCAAGATCAACATCGCGCTGGCCTGCCTGGTCCTCACGCTGGTCGCGTTCGCGGGCAACGTCGTCGGCTACGAGATCGGCCGCGCGCTGGGCGCGCCGCTCTACGAGCGCGAGGGTCGTTTCCTCAAGAAGAAGTACTTCGACCAGACCCACGAGTTCTTCGAGCGCCACGGCGCCAAGGCCCTGGTGCTGGGCCGGTTCGTCCCGATCGTGCGGACCTTCATCACCGTCGTCGCCGGGGTCGGCCGGATGGACCGCCGCCACTTCTTCGTGTGGAGCGCGGTGGGGTCGGTGCTCTGGGCCAGCGGCCTGACCCTGATCGGCTACTTCCTCGGCCAGGCCTTCCCGGTGCTCAAGGACCACCTCGAGGCCGCGATCCTGGCGATCGTCCTCGTGTCGGTGATCCCGATGGCCATCGAGGTCGTCCGGGCCCGGCGCGGCCACACCGCGAGCGAGGTCATCCTCGAAGAAGCCGGGGAGGCCTTCGACGACGTCAGGGACGACCGGGCCTGAGGCCCCGCCGGGAGCTACAGCTCGATGATCCCGGCGCGCAGGGCAGCGGTCACGGCTGCCGTGCGGTCGGTGACGCCGAGCTTCTCGAAGGCCCGGAGCAGGTGCGTCTTCACCGTGGCCTCGCCGATGTGCAGCTCGCGGCCGACGGCGGCGTTCGACAGGCCCTTGGCCACGCAGCGCAGCACCTCGGTCTCCCGCTCGGTCAGCGACGGACCGGCCGGCGCACGCATGCGGCTGGCCAGCCGGGCGACGACCGGCGGAGCGAGCACCGTCTCGCCCCGAGCCGCGCGACGGATCGCGTCCGCCAGCACCTCGCGCGGCGAGTCCTTGAGCAGGTAGCCGTTGGCCCCGGCCTCCACGGCCCGCACGATGTCGGCGTCGGTGTCGTAGGTCGTGAGGACGAGCACCGCCGGCGCACCGGCCGAGCCCCGGAGCCGCGCGGTCGCCGCTGCACCGTCGAGCACGGGCATCCGCAGGTCCATCAGGACCACGTCCGGCGAGAGGCGCTCGGCCAGCAGGACCGCCTCGGCTCCGTCGGCGGCCTCGCCGACCACCTCGAAGTCGGCGTGCTCCGACAGCATCGCCACGAGTCCCATCCGCACGACGGGGTGGTCGTCGACGACGAGCAGCCGCAGGGATGTCGACGGCTCGGCGGTCATCGCGGCACCTCCATCCGCAGACGGGTCCCCGACCCCGGGGCGCTGTGCACCTCGAACCGACCGCCGACCTCGTCGGCGCGCGCCGTGGCGCCGTCGAGCCCGTAGCCACGGTCGGGGGTGTCGGGAGCGAACCCGACCCCGTCGTCGGCGACCTCGAGGGACACCGGGGAGTCGGCGGCATACGTGAGGCGCACCTCGAAGCTGCCCGCGTGGGCGTGCCGTCGGACGTTGGCCAAGCCCTCCTGGGCCGTGCGGAGCAGGACCACCTCGGAGTTGGCGGGAAGCACGGTCGGCTCGCCCTGGACCACGAGGCTCCCGCGCATGCCGGACTCGGCGGCCACCGCGTCGACGAGCCGGCCGAGGGCCTCGGACAGCGTGCGGGACTGGAGGTGTCCGGGGGTCGTCTCGGCGACGATGAGGCGCGCCTCGGAGAGGTTGTCGGCAGCGGTCTGCTCGATGAGGCGCACCCGCTCGCGCACCACGTCCAGGTCGCCGCGGTCGAGCGCCGCCTCGGTCGCGCGGGCCAGCGTGACGAGCGAGGTGAAGCCCTGGGCGAGGGTGTCGTGGATCTCGCGGGACATGCGTTCGCGTTCTCCTGCAACGCCCTGGGCGCGTTCGGCGGCGGCCAGCTGGGCCTGGGTCCGCCGCAGCTCGTCGATGGTGAACGCCCGGCTGTCGGCCTCGTTGATGATCTTGTGGATGAACAGGCCCAGGGCCAACGAGATCGACAACGTGATGACGGTGCTGATGGCGATGCCGACGGCGTCGTCGCCGGTGCGGGGGGCCTGCCACAGCCGCACCGCCCCGATGGCCACGACCGCGGCGACCACGACGGCGGCGGCCCGGTTGCGCGGCAGCATCGCCCACGTCTGCGGGAACAGGCCGAACGTCAGGATCCACGCCGTGCCCGACCCGTCGAGGGCCATGAGGGCGACCAGTCCGACCCAGGCGACCGTCAGGTAGAGGTTGGCGGCCCGGGGAGCCTGCTCGCCGATGCCGCGACGGCCCCAGACGGCGTAGGCCGCCGCGATCACCGCGAGGCCCACGAGCGACCACCCGACGTGGTCACCGTCCTCGGCCAGCAGGACCGCAGCCGTCGTCGCGACGAGGACCCCGAAGAACAGGTGCCACCAGACGAGCTGCCGGCGCCACATCTCGTCGAGCTCGCCGGACGACGTCCCGGGCTCGGGGCGGCAGTCCGAGGGCTGGTCGGCGCTCATCGCCCCATCATGTCGTGCCGCGCTTGGTCCAGCGGAAGGTCCTGGCGCACAGGAGGAGTCCGGCGACGAGCCAGACAGCGAGGACGAGCGCGGTGCGGCCGTGCTCCCAGACCCCGGCCATCTCCTGGGTCTGCCAGTCGTCGGGGAAGAACACCGAGCGCATCCCCTGCGCGATCCACTTCAGCGGGAAGACGCTCGCCACCTGCTTGAGCCAGTCGGGCAGGTCGGTGAAGGCGAAGTAGACGCCCGAGATGAACTGCAGGACCAGTGTCGGGGCGATGACGATCGCCCCGACCGAGCGCGACGAGGAGGCCATGGAGGAGTAGGCGATCCCGAGCACCGTGCCGGTCGCCACGCCGAGCAGGAAGACCCAGAGGAACGTCACCCAGTTGCCGGCGCTCGTGGGGAGCTGCACCCCGAACCCCACCTTGGCGATGAGGATGAGCAGGACGAACTGCGCCAGTGAGGTGACGGCGACGAGCCCGACCTTGCCCAGGAAGTAGGCGACGGGCGGCATCGGTGTCGACCGCAACCGCTTGAGGGTGCCGTCGTCGCGTTCGACCGCCACGCTCAGCGCCATCGACTGGAAGCTCGTCAGCATCACACCGGCCGCGACCATGCCGGGCAGGAAGAACCGCGCCGCGTTGACGCCGGACTGCTCCTCGTTGCCGAACTGGTCGCCGAAGATCGTGGCGAACATCGAGAGCATGAGGATCGGGAAGACGAAGGAGAAGAAGACGGCCTCCTTCTCGCGGAAGTACATCTTGAGCTCGAGGATGGTCCGGTCCCACCCGATCGCTGCGGTGTTCATGCCGACACCGCCACGGCGTCGGCCGCACCGGTCACGCCGGCGACGCCGGCTTCGTCGAGGTGCGGGGCGATGAGTCCCAGGTAGGTGTCCTCGAGGGAGGGCCGACTGACGGTCAGCCGTGGGACCTCGCCGCCCAGCCGGGCCGCCAGCCCTGCGACGTACTGCGTCGGCATGCTGGTCCGCTCGCTGCGGCGGCTCCCGTCCTCCTCCCACGACACCGTGGCCTCCGAGGAGGCGCGTCCGCCGAGGTTCGCCGGGGTGTCGAGGGCGAGCATGCGACCGGCGGCGATGACGCCGACCCGGTCGGCGAGCTGCTCCGCCTCGTCGAGGTAGTGGGTCGTCAGCAGGATCGTCGTGCCGCCGTCCGCGAGGGAGCGGATGAGCTCCCAGAAGTCGCGGCGCGCCTGGGGGTCGAAGCCTGTCGTGGGTTCGTCGAGGAAGAGCAGCTCCGGTCGCCCGACGATGCCCAGCGCCACGTCGAGACGGCGGCGCTGACCTCCGCTGAGCTTGCCGATCCGGTCGTCGGCCTTGTCCTCCAGGCCCACCGCTGCGATGACCTCGTCGACGTCGCGCGGCGTGCGGTAGACCTTGGCGTTGCTGGAGATGACCTCTCGCGGCGTGAGCAGCTCCAGGCCCGTCGAGGTCTGGAGCACGATGCCCACGCGGTTGCGCCAGTCGAGGCCCGCGGTCTCGGGGTCGGCGCCGAGGACCGTGACCTCGCCGCCGTCACGGCGCCGGAATCCCTCGAGGATCTCGACCGTGGTGGTCTTGCCGGCGCCGTTGGGACCGAGCAGGGCGAACACCTCGCCCGCCTCGATCGTCAGGTCGAGGCCGTCGACGGCCTCACGGTTCCCGTAGGTCTTGCGCAGTCCGGTGACGGAGATCGGTGCGTCCATGGGACCACCCTCCCGCGCGGGGCACCGGTCGTGGCAGCGTCAGCCGGTTGATTCGGCGTCCACCGACCGGTGGACCCGCGTCAGCCCCATTCGCGACCTCGTGCCCGGTGTTCCGGTCAAGACAGCCGTATGGCGCCGTGCAACCGGCTCTGCGGGTACGAAGTCGGGGCTCAGGACTGGGTGGGAGGCTGCGCGGGGGGCGCGGGCGGGGATGCAGGCGGGCTCTCCGGCGCAACCACGGGCGGAGCCGCGGGGACACCGGCCTCGGTGCCTGCGGCATACCCGCTCGGGGGCGGGATGGACGCGTCGCGCTGGCCGAAGTCGACCTTCACCGGGTCGCGCTCGGCGCCCTCGGCCTCGAAGTACTCCTCGCGCTTCACCTGGGCGAGCCCCGCGATGATGTTGGAGGGGATGGTCTCGACCTTGGTGTTCAGCTCGCGGACGTTGGCGTTGTAGTAGCGCCGGGCCGAGGCGATGCGGTCCTCGGTCGAGGTGAGCTCGGTCTGGAGGGCGAGGAAGTTCTGGTTGGCCTTGAGGTCGGGGTAGGCCTCGGCGACGGCGATGAGGCGGCCGAGCGCCTGGCTGAGCAACCCCTCGCTCTGCGCCTGCTGGGCCGGCGACTGACCGCCGGCCATGGCGGCGGAGCGCGCCTTCATGACGTCCTCGAGGGTGCCGCGCTCGTGGGCGGCATACCCCTTGACCGTCTCGACGAGGTTGCCGATGAGGTCGTGGCGACGGGTGAGCTCGACGTCGATCTGGCGCCAGGCCTCCTGCACGAGGTTGCGCAGCTTGATCAGGCCGTTGTAGATGCTGACGCCCCACAGGACCAGCAGCACGACGATGACGACGATGACGATCGCGGTGATCATGGAACTCCCCTTGGCTCGGTCGTGACGGTCCTGGGCCGAGCCTAGGCGAGTCCGAGCTCCTCGAGGCCGTAGACGGAGCGGTACTCGATGCCGGCGTCGGCGAACCGCTTCTCCGCGCCGGTCGCGCGGTCGGCGATCGTGGCGATGGCGACGACCTCTGCCCCGGCCTCGCGGGCGGCGTCGACGGCGTCCAGCGGCGAGTTTCCGGTGGTCGTCGTGTCCTCGACGATGACCACGCGACGGCCCTCGATCGACGGGCCCTCGATGCGCTGCTGGAGACCGTGGGCCTTGCCCGCCTTGCGCACGACGAAGGCGTCCTTGCGGTCACCGGCGGCTGCGCTGGCGTGCAGGATCGCGGTGGCCACCGGGTCGGCGCCGAGCGTCAGGCCGCCGACGGCGTCGTAGTCGAGGTCGCCGATGAGGTCGCGCATGACGATCCCCACCAGCGGCGAGGCCTCACCGTCGAGGGTGATGCGGCGCAGGTCGACGTAGTAGTCGGCCTCCTTGCCGGAGGAGAGGGTGACGCGGCCGTGGACGATGGCCTTGTCCTTGACGATCTCGAGCAGGCGGGCGCGGGCGGCGGTGGAGTCGGTCACGGCTCAGCAGCCTAGCGAGGACCGTCCCGCGAACGGTCGTGGCGCCGAACCGTGGGCGCCGGGGACGGCGCCATACGCAGGGCTCAGCGACTGCCCTTCGACCCGTCCTTGGGGCGGTGCACGGTCCTGGCCCGCGAGCGGACGAGGCCGCGCGGCACCAGCCGGAGGAGCGCCACGATGGCCTTGTACTGGCCACCGGGGACGGACACGACCTTGCCCTTGGCCACGTCGTCGAGGCAGTCGCGGACGAGGCGGTGGGCGTCGAGCCACATGAACTCGGGAATGCCCGACATGTTGATGCCGGCTCGGTCGTGGAACTCGGTGTGCGTGAACCCCGGGCACAGCGCCGTCGCGGTGACGCCGGAGCCGGCGAGCTCGCCGGACAGTCCCTCGGTGAAGACGGTGACGAAGGACTTCTCGGCCGAGTAGGTGCCGGACGTGATGAAGCTGGCGACGGAGGAGACGTTGACGATGGCGCCGTGACCGCGCTCGCGCATCGCCCGGGCGGCGGCGTGGGAGAGGACGAAGACAGCCCGGCAGAGCACGTCGAACAGCGCCTCCTCCTCGGTGATGTCGTTGTCGAGGAACCGCTTCTTCAGCGAGTACCCCGCGTTGTTGACGAGCAGGTCCACCGGCCGCGCAGCGTCGGAGAGTCGCTCGGAGACCTGGCCCGTGTCGGCGCGGTCGGACAGGTCGGCGACGAGGATCTCGGTGCCCACCTTGTACTTCGCGCGCAGCTCGTCGGACAGGTTCTCCAGCCGCACGCGGTCCCGGGCCACGAGGACGACGTCGTGCCCCCGCTCGGCGAGCTGGTGGGCGAAGGACAGTCCGATGCCGGCGGTGGCGCCGGTGACGAGGGCGGTGCTCATGGAGCCCACTCTAGGTGCGCCCCATAAGGTTGGCATCGTGCGAATTGCGACGTGGAACGTCAACTCCATCCGATCCCGGATCGACCGCGTCGAGGCGTGGCTCCAGCGCAGCGACGTCGACGTCGTGGCCATCCAGGAGACCAAGGCAAAGGACTCGCAGTTCCCGTTCGACCGGCTCCAGGCCCTCGGCTACGAGGTCGCCCACCACGGCCTCAACCACTGGAACGGCGTGGCCATCGTGTCCCGCGTCGGGCTCACCGACGTCGTCCCGTCGTTCGCCGACGCCCCCGGGTGGGGCGACCCGGAGGTCGTCGAGGCCCGCGCGCTGACCGCCACCTGTGGCGGGGTCAAGGTCACGTCGGTCTACGTCCCCAACGGCCGCCAGCTCGAGGACCCGCACATGGCCTACAAGCTCTCGTGGCTGGCCGCGCTGCGCTCGGAGGCGGAGCGGTCGGCTGCGGCTGGAGAGACCGCCGCGATCATGGGCGACTGGAACATCGCGCCGCAGGACGAGGACGTCTGGTCGATGGAGTACTACCTCGACAAGAGCCACGTGTCCGAGCCCGAGCGTGCGGCCTTCCGGGCCGTGCTCGACGCCGGGTTCGTCGACGTCGTCCGCCCCCACGTCGAGCCGGGTGCCTTCACCTACTGGGACTACACGCAGCTCGCGTTCGCCAAGCGGCGCGGCATGCGGATCGACTTCATCCTCGGCACCCAGCCGTTCGCCGACCGGGTGCTGGGTGCGGCGATCGACCGCGAGGAGCGCAAGGGCAAGGGCGCCTCCGACCACGCCCCGGTGGTCGTCGAGCTGGCCGACTGAGGTGCCGACCCCCTCGATCCTGACCGTCGCCGCTCCTGACGGGGTCCGTCTGCGCGTCCAGGTGTATGCCGCGTCGGCACCTCCGCCTGCGGCCGCACCGACCGTGGTCCTCGCCCACGGGTGGACCCTGACCCACGCCTCGTGGCTGCCCGTCGTGGAGCAGCTGACCGCGCAGGGGCTCCGCGTCGTGACCTGGGACCAGCGCGGCCACGGCCGTTCGGGGGCGCTTCGCGGGGCGACCTCGGTCCGTTCGCTGGGTGACGACCTCGCTGCGGTGCTGGCGGTCGTCGCGCCCGAGGGACCCCTGGTGCTCGGTGGCCACTCCATGGGTGGCATGACGGTGATGGCGTATGCCGGCCTGCACCCGGAGGCGTTCGCCTCACGGGTCCGCGGTGTCGTGCTCGTCTCGACGATGGCGGAGTCGTTCGACCGCCCCGTCCCGATCCGACAGCGCCGCGCGATGGGACTGATGGCCCGCCTCCCGCGGATCCGGGCCGGGCGCTTCGTCACGCTCGACAGCCAACGGAAGCTGCTCTTCGGGAGTGCTGCCGACGATGCCTCCGTGGCGCTGACCCGAGACATGGTCGCCGCGACCACCCTGCCCACGATGGGCCGCTTCTACCGAGCCATCCAGGAGCTCGACGAGGCCCGGGCACTGAGCCACTTCGACGGCATACCGACCGTGGTCCTGGTCGGCGAGCAGGACCGGCTCACTCCCCCGCGCCAGTCGCAGCGGATCGCCGAGCTCGTGCCGCACGCCGAGCTGCGGCTGCTGCCCGGCCTCGGGCACATGCTCGCCTACGAGGCGACGGACGAGGTCGTCGCCGCGTTCGAGACGGTGCTGCACCGCTCGGCCTGACGCACCCCGGAGTCGGCCGCCTCGGCACCTGGCGACAGGAGCGCGGCAAAACGGTGGTTGCTCGACGACACGGGGGTCATGACAGCCGTTTCGTCGAGCAACCACCGTTGTGCGGGGTGGAGGCGGGTCACAGTGGTGGGATGGCACCGACCGGCCGCTGGTTCCGGCGGAGGCCGAGGCCGATCGAGGCCAGCGCCCCGAGGAGGGCGGCGACGGCCGCGCCGGTGAACACGGTCTGCACCTGGACGATGCCGGCGGCGGCCAGGGCCTTCGTGTCGGTCTGGTCGGGCAG
It contains:
- a CDS encoding ABC transporter permease; translated protein: MNTAAIGWDRTILELKMYFREKEAVFFSFVFPILMLSMFATIFGDQFGNEEQSGVNAARFFLPGMVAAGVMLTSFQSMALSVAVERDDGTLKRLRSTPMPPVAYFLGKVGLVAVTSLAQFVLLILIAKVGFGVQLPTSAGNWVTFLWVFLLGVATGTVLGIAYSSMASSSRSVGAIVIAPTLVLQFISGVYFAFTDLPDWLKQVASVFPLKWIAQGMRSVFFPDDWQTQEMAGVWEHGRTALVLAVWLVAGLLLCARTFRWTKRGTT
- a CDS encoding ABC transporter ATP-binding protein, yielding MDAPISVTGLRKTYGNREAVDGLDLTIEAGEVFALLGPNGAGKTTTVEILEGFRRRDGGEVTVLGADPETAGLDWRNRVGIVLQTSTGLELLTPREVISSNAKVYRTPRDVDEVIAAVGLEDKADDRIGKLSGGQRRRLDVALGIVGRPELLFLDEPTTGFDPQARRDFWELIRSLADGGTTILLTTHYLDEAEQLADRVGVIAAGRMLALDTPANLGGRASSEATVSWEEDGSRRSERTSMPTQYVAGLAARLGGEVPRLTVSRPSLEDTYLGLIAPHLDEAGVAGVTGAADAVAVSA
- a CDS encoding LemA family protein, which codes for MITAIVIVVIVVLLVLWGVSIYNGLIKLRNLVQEAWRQIDVELTRRHDLIGNLVETVKGYAAHERGTLEDVMKARSAAMAGGQSPAQQAQSEGLLSQALGRLIAVAEAYPDLKANQNFLALQTELTSTEDRIASARRYYNANVRELNTKVETIPSNIIAGLAQVKREEYFEAEGAERDPVKVDFGQRDASIPPPSGYAAGTEAGVPAAPPVVAPESPPASPPAPPAQPPTQS
- the pyrE gene encoding orotate phosphoribosyltransferase codes for the protein MTDSTAARARLLEIVKDKAIVHGRVTLSSGKEADYYVDLRRITLDGEASPLVGIVMRDLIGDLDYDAVGGLTLGADPVATAILHASAAAGDRKDAFVVRKAGKAHGLQQRIEGPSIEGRRVVIVEDTTTTGNSPLDAVDAAREAGAEVVAIATIADRATGAEKRFADAGIEYRSVYGLEELGLA
- a CDS encoding SDR family oxidoreductase; translated protein: MSTALVTGATAGIGLSFAHQLAERGHDVVLVARDRVRLENLSDELRAKYKVGTEILVADLSDRADTGQVSERLSDAARPVDLLVNNAGYSLKKRFLDNDITEEEALFDVLCRAVFVLSHAAARAMRERGHGAIVNVSSVASFITSGTYSAEKSFVTVFTEGLSGELAGSGVTATALCPGFTHTEFHDRAGINMSGIPEFMWLDAHRLVRDCLDDVAKGKVVSVPGGQYKAIVALLRLVPRGLVRSRARTVHRPKDGSKGSR
- a CDS encoding exodeoxyribonuclease III: MRIATWNVNSIRSRIDRVEAWLQRSDVDVVAIQETKAKDSQFPFDRLQALGYEVAHHGLNHWNGVAIVSRVGLTDVVPSFADAPGWGDPEVVEARALTATCGGVKVTSVYVPNGRQLEDPHMAYKLSWLAALRSEAERSAAAGETAAIMGDWNIAPQDEDVWSMEYYLDKSHVSEPERAAFRAVLDAGFVDVVRPHVEPGAFTYWDYTQLAFAKRRGMRIDFILGTQPFADRVLGAAIDREERKGKGASDHAPVVVELAD
- a CDS encoding alpha/beta hydrolase, coding for MPTPSILTVAAPDGVRLRVQVYAASAPPPAAAPTVVLAHGWTLTHASWLPVVEQLTAQGLRVVTWDQRGHGRSGALRGATSVRSLGDDLAAVLAVVAPEGPLVLGGHSMGGMTVMAYAGLHPEAFASRVRGVVLVSTMAESFDRPVPIRQRRAMGLMARLPRIRAGRFVTLDSQRKLLFGSAADDASVALTRDMVAATTLPTMGRFYRAIQELDEARALSHFDGIPTVVLVGEQDRLTPPRQSQRIAELVPHAELRLLPGLGHMLAYEATDEVVAAFETVLHRSA